A stretch of the Methanomicrobia archaeon genome encodes the following:
- the tfb gene encoding transcription initiation factor IIB (stabilizes TBP binding to an archaeal box-A promoter; responsible for recruiting RNA polymerase II to the pre-initiation complex): MEKPIEKCPECGSKNIIVDPKHAELYCADCGVVLAEALIDRGPEWRAYDWEQAAQRIRTGPPLSYRIHDKGLSTAVPKELPQVGRLRGRIGMDSSDKTLALALGELERMASALKLPKDIREATSVLYRRAKRENLIKGRSLEELVSAMLYITCREYGVPRTLKEIANVSKMPLKKIRRAYLFLVKELEIKVAPARPARFIPRFCSTLGLSDTVRERAIEILRKSRGLGLAKGWSPTGVAAAAIYLAALQSNEPVEKKEVAKVAGTTPITLQSRYKDLKKRLRIKTDSLLLVPEHGGKACSAV, from the coding sequence ATGGAGAAGCCAATCGAAAAATGCCCTGAGTGTGGCTCGAAAAACATCATAGTGGATCCCAAGCACGCAGAATTGTACTGCGCTGACTGCGGGGTAGTATTAGCGGAAGCTTTAATTGATCGCGGCCCTGAGTGGCGTGCGTATGATTGGGAACAAGCTGCACAAAGGATACGAACGGGTCCTCCTTTGAGTTATCGGATACATGATAAAGGGCTGAGCACTGCGGTACCGAAAGAGCTGCCCCAAGTTGGACGGTTACGGGGCAGAATAGGTATGGACAGCAGCGATAAGACGCTCGCTTTAGCGCTCGGTGAGCTCGAGCGGATGGCGTCGGCACTCAAGCTGCCAAAGGACATCAGGGAGGCGACCTCGGTATTGTACAGGAGAGCAAAGCGGGAGAATTTGATTAAGGGACGAAGTCTGGAAGAATTGGTTTCTGCGATGCTCTACATCACGTGTCGGGAATACGGGGTCCCCCGAACGTTGAAAGAGATAGCAAACGTATCAAAAATGCCGTTGAAGAAGATCAGGCGAGCATACCTTTTCCTCGTCAAGGAGCTGGAGATCAAGGTCGCACCTGCCAGACCGGCGCGCTTCATTCCGCGGTTCTGCTCCACGTTAGGGTTAAGCGATACGGTCCGAGAACGGGCGATTGAGATACTCCGAAAGAGCAGAGGCTTGGGACTGGCAAAAGGCTGGTCACCGACAGGCGTAGCGGCTGCTGCGATCTATCTCGCCGCGCTTCAAAGTAACGAACCTGTGGAGAAGAAAGAGGTAGCAAAAGTGGCCGGGACAACCCCGATCACGCTACAAAGCAGGTATAAGGACCTGAAGAAGCGGCTCAGGATAAAGACAGATTCACTCCTTCTCGTGCCAGAGCACGGAGGAAAAGCCTGCTCTGCAGTCTAA
- a CDS encoding dual specificity protein phosphatase family protein translates to MTVWIDDKLAVTPMPFEDELEDLAQTFNAVAVLVEEWELDYDLQTWDSFSVHVKHLPIPDLGTPGIDELYELIEWIKEETEGGNAVLVHCVGGIGRSGMVAAAYLIANGFEVDDAVKQVKARVCGALEIDEQVELVRTFALR, encoded by the coding sequence ATGACCGTGTGGATAGACGATAAACTTGCGGTTACACCGATGCCCTTCGAAGATGAATTAGAGGACTTGGCGCAAACCTTCAACGCCGTTGCAGTGCTTGTGGAAGAGTGGGAACTTGATTATGACCTGCAAACATGGGATAGCTTTAGCGTGCACGTGAAGCACCTCCCCATTCCTGACTTGGGCACGCCGGGCATAGATGAGTTGTATGAGCTCATAGAATGGATCAAAGAGGAAACCGAGGGAGGCAATGCGGTATTGGTGCACTGCGTCGGCGGCATCGGGCGAAGTGGCATGGTCGCCGCTGCATACCTCATTGCAAACGGATTCGAGGTTGATGACGCGGTGAAGCAGGTCAAAGCGCGTGTGTGTGGCGCACTCGAAATTGACGAGCAAGTGGAACTCGTGCGTACGTTTGCTCTGAGATAG
- a CDS encoding DUF2769 domain-containing protein — MKVPDTKDNVAKCICANCPSYNECMKQGMEGLYCARGRTDCDLKRQGCVCPRCPVAKEYQLFGGYYCVIGGWEEEVGKAIKTLAGVTLIPLKVAADVAGDIGKSIETAIPQPSELVSALIALRISTLKTVTNAIEKEITLLEQYKGDLEAEEGEKKETVKVE; from the coding sequence ATGAAAGTTCCAGACACAAAGGATAATGTGGCGAAGTGCATCTGCGCAAACTGCCCCAGCTATAATGAGTGCATGAAGCAGGGAATGGAGGGGCTCTACTGTGCTCGCGGGAGGACCGATTGTGATCTAAAGCGACAGGGATGCGTCTGTCCACGATGCCCCGTTGCAAAAGAGTATCAGCTCTTCGGAGGCTATTACTGCGTTATCGGCGGCTGGGAAGAGGAAGTAGGGAAAGCGATAAAGACGCTTGCCGGCGTGACGTTGATCCCCTTGAAGGTGGCTGCTGATGTGGCTGGTGACATAGGTAAAAGTATTGAGACCGCCATTCCACAACCCTCAGAGCTCGTCTCGGCTCTTATCGCCCTGCGGATAAGCACGCTGAAAACCGTAACGAATGCCATAGAGAAAGAAATAACCCTGTTGGAGCAGTATAAAGGGGACCTTGAAGCGGAAGAGGGCGAGAAGAAGGAAACAGTCAAGGTGGAGTGA
- a CDS encoding amino acid permease: protein MSDKVKRSEGLSMFAAIAFAVGTMVGAGVFVLSGMVIDLAGPSALLSYLLCGVIVSFSALSYAALASVFPEDGGGYLYARRMIGDYPGFLAGWAMYISMLIATSFVLLGFGIYLNLLLGTEIDPRLAAIAAVILLTALNLRGLSEAGKLEVGLVAVKITILILFAIVGLIHIQRTSFVPFLIHGVGGVLQGMTMVFFAYMGFQVVSMMGGEIKESSKTVPRATLASIGIVATIYLGVIIALICANLPSYGSKSVFDASVVLLGTYGGTIVALAAMISALSSANANIIGASRVTLEMASEKQIPGRFARLKNNQPFNSILLGSVITAGLIVYGDLNFIVNLTNAAMLSTMVLVNVSAFMLVKKEKQMPPEKGYFKTPLGTLFPTLGAVSCILLLISLPPTTIALGIAALLLGSILYILEDTPEGHLAVEEIRRLLKRPINDTEGG, encoded by the coding sequence ATGAGCGATAAGGTGAAGCGCAGCGAGGGACTGAGCATGTTTGCAGCCATCGCATTTGCAGTGGGCACGATGGTCGGCGCCGGCGTTTTTGTACTCAGCGGGATGGTTATCGACCTTGCTGGGCCATCAGCCCTACTATCGTATTTGCTCTGCGGTGTGATAGTCTCTTTCTCAGCCTTATCCTATGCTGCGCTTGCCAGTGTATTTCCAGAAGACGGAGGAGGATATCTCTATGCCAGACGGATGATTGGAGATTATCCGGGCTTTCTCGCAGGGTGGGCCATGTATATCAGCATGTTGATTGCCACATCATTCGTGCTGCTCGGTTTCGGGATATACCTCAATCTGCTGCTTGGAACAGAGATTGACCCCCGACTGGCTGCCATAGCTGCAGTGATTCTGCTCACAGCCCTGAACCTCAGGGGGCTCTCAGAAGCCGGCAAGCTGGAAGTGGGTCTCGTGGCTGTAAAGATTACCATCCTCATCTTGTTCGCGATTGTAGGATTGATACACATCCAAAGGACGAGCTTTGTACCATTCCTGATCCATGGAGTAGGTGGAGTACTGCAAGGGATGACGATGGTTTTCTTTGCTTATATGGGCTTTCAGGTGGTCAGCATGATGGGCGGTGAGATCAAGGAGTCCAGCAAAACAGTTCCAAGGGCAACTCTGGCATCGATCGGTATCGTGGCGACTATATACCTCGGTGTGATCATTGCACTCATCTGTGCCAACTTGCCTTCTTATGGTAGTAAAAGCGTGTTCGATGCTTCTGTTGTACTGCTCGGTACCTATGGCGGTACGATAGTGGCACTGGCAGCTATGATATCCGCACTGTCGTCAGCAAATGCGAATATCATTGGTGCATCGAGAGTCACACTGGAGATGGCAAGCGAAAAACAGATTCCGGGAAGGTTTGCCAGGCTCAAAAATAACCAGCCGTTCAACTCTATTCTTCTCGGTTCAGTAATCACCGCAGGGCTTATTGTGTATGGTGATTTGAACTTCATTGTGAATCTTACGAATGCCGCGATGCTCAGCACGATGGTTCTCGTGAATGTAAGTGCATTCATGTTGGTTAAGAAAGAGAAGCAGATGCCCCCTGAGAAGGGCTACTTTAAGACGCCGCTGGGCACACTCTTCCCCACCCTCGGGGCGGTTTCCTGTATCTTACTGCTCATTAGCCTCCCTCCGACCACTATAGCACTAGGAATTGCTGCTCTGCTTCTGGGCTCGATTCTGTACATTCTGGAAGATACGCCCGAAGGACACCTGGCGGTAGAGGAGATCCGAAGGTTACTGAAGCGGCCAATTAATGACACAGAGGGCGGATAA
- a CDS encoding TCP-1/cpn60 chaperonin family protein — MAQQVGGTPVLVLKEGSERTQGKDAQSRNILAAKVIAAAVKSTLGPKGMDKMMVDSMGDVIITNDGATILKEMDIEHPAAKMMVEIAKTQDDEVGDGTTTAVVITGELLKRAEDLIEQDVHPTLITSGYRAAVEKAYKILDQIAYTITSDDVTTLRQIAKTSMTGKGAGDAKELLTDLAVDAVKQVAKDGAGNVDIDQIKVEKKAGGSAEDALLIKGVLLDKERAHPEMPKRMKNAQIALVNAAFEIEKTELEAKIEITSPDQMKSFLAEEEQMLASMVNVVRESGANVLFCQKGIDDLAQHYLAKEGIFTVKRVTESDMKKLARATGGKILTSLEEIRPEDLGQAGEVEEKKISNESMIFVKDCQNPKSVSILLRGGTEHAVDELERGMHDALRVTACALEDGRYVAGGGAPEIELALKLREYAATVGGREQLAIQAFADALEIIPRSLAENAGLDPIDMLVALRSAHEIGNSYAGLDVFKGKATDMRKAGVIEPLRIKLQALSSATESATMVLRIDDVIASSAEGNPPEGGGMPPEGGYPAMGLGGGY, encoded by the coding sequence ATGGCCCAGCAAGTAGGTGGAACACCCGTATTGGTGTTAAAAGAAGGTAGTGAACGCACACAGGGTAAAGACGCACAGAGTAGAAATATACTCGCAGCAAAAGTTATTGCTGCCGCAGTCAAGTCGACCTTGGGGCCAAAAGGGATGGATAAGATGATGGTCGATTCCATGGGTGACGTTATTATTACGAACGACGGCGCGACGATACTCAAGGAGATGGACATCGAACATCCCGCGGCGAAGATGATGGTCGAGATCGCGAAGACGCAGGATGATGAGGTTGGTGATGGCACGACAACGGCTGTTGTCATCACCGGCGAGCTCTTAAAACGTGCAGAGGACCTCATCGAGCAGGATGTACATCCAACTCTGATCACGTCTGGATACCGGGCTGCAGTTGAGAAAGCGTATAAAATCCTAGATCAGATAGCGTATACTATCACGTCCGATGATGTCACGACTCTGAGACAAATAGCGAAGACCTCGATGACGGGAAAAGGAGCAGGTGATGCGAAAGAATTGCTCACCGATCTTGCGGTGGATGCAGTTAAACAGGTAGCAAAGGACGGCGCTGGGAATGTTGATATTGATCAGATAAAGGTAGAGAAGAAGGCAGGTGGCAGTGCCGAAGATGCGCTGTTGATAAAAGGTGTGCTGCTTGATAAGGAAAGAGCGCATCCAGAAATGCCGAAGCGCATGAAGAACGCTCAGATTGCGCTCGTCAATGCCGCGTTCGAGATCGAAAAGACCGAGTTAGAGGCGAAGATAGAGATCACCTCGCCAGACCAGATGAAATCGTTCCTCGCTGAGGAAGAGCAGATGCTCGCGAGCATGGTGAATGTGGTGCGCGAAAGCGGCGCGAACGTGCTCTTCTGTCAGAAAGGAATTGACGATCTGGCACAGCATTATCTGGCAAAGGAAGGCATATTCACGGTGAAACGGGTCACCGAAAGCGATATGAAGAAGCTTGCTCGTGCCACCGGAGGGAAGATCCTGACGAGTCTGGAGGAGATCAGACCGGAGGATCTTGGACAGGCCGGCGAGGTGGAAGAGAAGAAGATCAGCAATGAGTCGATGATATTCGTAAAAGACTGCCAGAATCCCAAATCCGTATCCATCTTGCTCCGGGGTGGTACGGAGCATGCGGTAGATGAGTTAGAGCGTGGAATGCATGATGCGTTACGCGTGACGGCATGTGCACTGGAAGACGGCAGGTACGTAGCCGGAGGTGGCGCCCCGGAGATAGAGCTGGCACTCAAATTGCGTGAGTATGCCGCCACCGTGGGCGGTCGGGAACAGCTGGCAATACAGGCGTTTGCCGATGCGCTCGAGATCATTCCTCGGTCGCTTGCCGAGAATGCCGGATTGGATCCCATCGACATGCTCGTTGCGCTGCGATCAGCACACGAAATCGGAAACAGCTATGCGGGACTGGACGTCTTTAAAGGTAAAGCAACGGATATGCGGAAAGCGGGCGTCATTGAGCCGCTGCGGATAAAGCTACAGGCCCTGAGCTCGGCAACAGAATCGGCAACGATGGTCTTGAGGATTGACGATGTCATTGCATCGAGTGCTGAAGGGAACCCGCCGGAGGGTGGAGGTATGCCACCGGAAGGTGGCTATCCCGCAATGGGATTAGGAGGCGGCTATTAA
- a CDS encoding AarF/ABC1/UbiB kinase family protein produces MFERTRRAIRIIRIVRKYHLISSLLWFYQSFAKEGVSAEPLCAPSEGWEEEGERLRLALTELGPTFIKLGQLLSQRPDLVPPPIIAELQTLQAGVAPLPFEEINDSVTFPCECISEETGETYSTCRRLEDVFEEIKKEPIASGSIAQIYHAKLDGTEVAVKVLKPEIERVIDADLKLLDLLLPIGAKFLRVKNFDAHLIVDELTTMLKNEIDMRLEALHIERFLRNFKDWEEVVIPRVHWEYTNNRVIVMDFIKGPTVSSRPRLDDEQARYYANLITKAFLKMVYVDGFYHADPHSGNIVLLGGGKIALLDFGAVGRLREEVRLDALEVFYAFYQGDVNKALKGFMRLIGVTEKEIDIDAFYADLDKLIEKFQAGSTEKAQGDNLARLSLKYGLPAPRAFVVLERAVLLIEGVCNDLYRYYDIREAIEEQFSVAELAKAELKRGFKRLTDASVKLVRSLPDLVDRYVAAGPQAEPEPMERHVQSNAPYVIAALIASIGLLFPLYSSLGAVTVPVPYILYVPIAALVLAAVVTIVTALK; encoded by the coding sequence ATGTTTGAACGTACCCGACGGGCTATCAGAATCATCCGTATAGTACGGAAATATCACCTTATCTCTTCGCTTCTTTGGTTTTACCAAAGTTTTGCCAAGGAGGGCGTGTCCGCTGAACCGCTCTGCGCGCCTTCAGAAGGATGGGAGGAAGAAGGTGAGCGCTTGCGGCTGGCACTGACCGAGCTCGGACCCACGTTCATTAAGTTAGGCCAGCTGTTGAGCCAGCGGCCCGACCTCGTGCCACCACCGATCATCGCAGAACTGCAGACGCTCCAAGCAGGGGTTGCACCGCTGCCATTCGAGGAGATTAATGATTCAGTGACCTTCCCCTGCGAGTGCATCTCAGAAGAGACAGGAGAGACGTATTCTACGTGCAGACGGTTGGAGGACGTATTCGAGGAGATCAAGAAGGAACCGATAGCGAGTGGCTCTATAGCACAGATCTATCATGCGAAGCTGGACGGAACCGAGGTCGCCGTGAAGGTGTTGAAACCTGAGATCGAGCGCGTGATAGACGCGGATCTCAAGCTGCTCGATTTGTTGCTGCCCATCGGCGCAAAATTCCTCCGCGTTAAAAACTTCGATGCGCATCTTATCGTTGACGAGCTTACCACCATGCTGAAGAACGAGATCGATATGAGACTCGAAGCGCTGCACATCGAGCGCTTCTTACGAAACTTCAAGGACTGGGAGGAGGTCGTGATCCCACGCGTCCACTGGGAGTATACGAATAACCGGGTCATCGTCATGGATTTTATCAAAGGCCCGACGGTGTCCTCACGCCCCCGGCTCGATGACGAGCAGGCGAGATATTACGCGAATCTGATTACGAAGGCGTTTTTGAAGATGGTGTACGTCGACGGATTTTATCATGCAGACCCCCATAGCGGTAACATCGTCCTTCTTGGTGGGGGTAAGATCGCGTTACTTGACTTCGGTGCCGTGGGGCGACTCAGAGAAGAGGTGAGGCTCGATGCGCTCGAAGTCTTCTATGCCTTTTATCAAGGAGACGTGAATAAAGCGCTGAAAGGTTTCATGAGGCTCATTGGTGTAACCGAGAAGGAGATCGATATTGATGCATTTTACGCTGATCTCGATAAGTTGATTGAGAAGTTTCAAGCAGGAAGCACTGAGAAAGCTCAGGGTGATAATCTTGCGCGACTCTCTCTCAAGTACGGTCTTCCCGCGCCTCGTGCGTTCGTGGTGCTTGAACGGGCGGTACTGCTCATTGAAGGCGTGTGTAATGATCTGTACCGCTATTATGATATACGGGAAGCGATAGAGGAGCAGTTTAGCGTAGCGGAGCTGGCGAAGGCGGAACTCAAACGCGGATTCAAACGGCTCACGGACGCTTCGGTAAAGCTCGTTCGTAGCCTCCCGGACCTCGTGGATCGCTATGTTGCAGCGGGCCCGCAAGCCGAACCAGAGCCAATGGAACGACACGTGCAGTCCAATGCACCGTACGTTATTGCTGCCCTCATCGCCAGCATCGGGCTGCTTTTTCCGCTCTACTCATCGTTGGGTGCGGTTACGGTGCCGGTTCCGTACATACTCTACGTGCCTATTGCTGCGCTCGTTCTGGCAGCCGTGGTCACCATTGTGACTGCCCTCAAGTGA
- a CDS encoding elongation factor EF-2 — MATRGKKAAEKAKVLMDKPEQIRNIGIIAHIDHGKTTLTDNLLAGAGIISKELAGEQLFTDFYYLEQERGITIFSANASMVYDYKSSTYLINLIDTPGHVDFGGDVTRALRAVDGAVVVVDAVEGAMPQTETVLRQAMKENVKPVLFINKVDRMINELKVDANEMQVRLGKIIDKVNKLIKGMNKEKYEEWKLDAAQGTVAFGSALYNWAVSVQTMQKTGISFKEVYDYCKREDMKTLAEKCPAYIALLDMVIEHLPNPLEAQKYRVPVIWHGEAESTIGKGMAACDRGGNVAFMVTDLSVDPHAGEVASGRLFSGTLERGNELIISGRYKTNRIQQVCIFMGEERVEVDKVPAGNIVALVGMKDAIVGSTLSTVEMAPFESMKHYSEPVVTVAVEAKNTKDLPRLVDVIRRLAKEDPNIRVEINEETGEHLVSGMGELHLEIITHRINIDEEVPIIASPPIVVFRETVEGTAGPVEGKSPNRHNKFYFVVEPLEPAVVEKIQTEGLAVGKDKVFLRDQLLEAGMDKLEAKSVVNIIEGNMLVDMTKGVQYLREVMELIQEGFEEVMLKGPLAKEKCRGIKVKLMDVKLHEDSIHRGPGQVIPAVRSALLAAILLANATFLEPVQNVYISIPQNLLGNVTREVQGRRGQILDIKTEGDMVTLKAETPVAEMFGFAGDIRSATEGRALWSTEFAGFKPIPPNLFGEKVMDVRKRKGMKAEMPKPSDFVSA; from the coding sequence ATGGCAACAAGAGGTAAGAAAGCCGCGGAAAAGGCAAAAGTATTGATGGACAAGCCCGAGCAAATTCGAAACATCGGCATCATCGCGCATATCGACCACGGAAAGACCACGTTGACCGATAACCTCCTTGCAGGCGCAGGGATCATATCGAAAGAATTGGCGGGTGAGCAGCTCTTTACGGATTTCTATTATCTGGAACAGGAGAGGGGAATAACGATTTTTTCCGCGAATGCGTCCATGGTTTATGATTATAAAAGCTCGACGTATCTCATCAACCTGATTGATACGCCGGGGCACGTGGATTTCGGCGGTGACGTGACACGAGCGTTGCGGGCCGTTGATGGTGCTGTGGTGGTCGTTGATGCCGTAGAGGGTGCGATGCCGCAGACCGAGACCGTGCTGAGACAGGCGATGAAGGAGAACGTGAAACCCGTGCTCTTCATCAACAAAGTCGATCGAATGATCAACGAGTTAAAAGTAGATGCAAATGAAATGCAAGTCCGGCTCGGCAAGATCATCGATAAGGTGAATAAGCTGATTAAGGGGATGAACAAGGAGAAATACGAGGAATGGAAGCTTGACGCTGCACAGGGTACCGTTGCGTTCGGCTCCGCATTGTACAACTGGGCGGTCAGCGTTCAGACGATGCAGAAGACCGGAATCAGCTTCAAGGAGGTCTACGACTACTGTAAGCGCGAGGACATGAAAACACTGGCAGAAAAGTGCCCGGCGTATATCGCCCTTCTTGATATGGTAATAGAGCATCTCCCCAATCCCCTGGAGGCGCAGAAGTATCGTGTTCCCGTGATCTGGCATGGAGAAGCGGAGAGCACGATAGGGAAGGGTATGGCAGCCTGTGATAGAGGAGGGAATGTTGCATTTATGGTCACTGACCTCTCGGTGGATCCCCATGCCGGCGAAGTTGCCTCTGGCAGACTGTTTAGCGGTACGTTGGAGCGAGGCAACGAATTGATCATTTCTGGCAGGTACAAAACGAACCGAATCCAGCAGGTCTGTATCTTCATGGGTGAGGAGCGTGTAGAGGTCGATAAGGTGCCCGCAGGTAACATAGTTGCACTCGTTGGCATGAAAGACGCGATCGTTGGCTCGACGCTCTCGACTGTGGAGATGGCGCCATTTGAAAGTATGAAGCATTACAGTGAGCCGGTTGTTACGGTCGCCGTGGAAGCGAAGAACACGAAAGACTTGCCGCGGCTGGTTGATGTAATCAGGAGACTGGCTAAGGAAGATCCGAATATACGAGTCGAGATAAACGAGGAAACCGGTGAACATTTAGTCTCGGGCATGGGCGAGTTGCATCTCGAGATCATCACGCATCGGATAAATATCGATGAGGAGGTTCCGATTATTGCGTCACCACCCATTGTCGTTTTCCGTGAGACGGTAGAAGGGACGGCAGGTCCGGTGGAAGGGAAATCGCCGAACAGGCACAACAAGTTCTATTTTGTAGTTGAACCCTTGGAACCTGCGGTCGTGGAGAAGATACAAACAGAGGGCCTCGCGGTAGGCAAAGACAAGGTATTTTTGCGAGACCAGCTGCTGGAGGCAGGAATGGACAAACTAGAGGCAAAGAGCGTCGTGAACATCATCGAGGGTAACATGTTAGTTGATATGACGAAGGGCGTTCAGTATCTGCGTGAGGTGATGGAGTTAATCCAGGAAGGATTCGAGGAAGTGATGCTCAAGGGGCCGTTGGCGAAGGAGAAGTGCAGGGGCATAAAAGTGAAGTTGATGGACGTGAAGCTGCACGAAGATTCGATACACCGCGGACCGGGGCAAGTCATTCCGGCAGTTCGCAGCGCTCTACTTGCCGCTATTCTGCTTGCAAATGCCACTTTCCTTGAGCCGGTGCAGAACGTCTACATCAGCATACCGCAGAATCTGCTGGGGAACGTGACGCGAGAGGTCCAGGGAAGAAGAGGTCAAATACTGGACATAAAAACCGAAGGCGACATGGTCACGTTGAAGGCAGAAACGCCGGTGGCCGAGATGTTCGGCTTCGCCGGTGATATACGATCCGCAACGGAAGGACGCGCGCTGTGGAGCACCGAGTTCGCGGGCTTCAAGCCTATACCACCGAATCTCTTTGGTGAGAAGGTGATGGACGTCCGAAAGCGGAAAGGTATGAAGGCAGAGATGCCAAAGCCTTCTGATTTCGTCTCTGCGTGA
- a CDS encoding DUF1003 domain-containing protein, which produces MPREEEETVLCQICGQKKRISEVIPAELVREPLVEAIKKTHPAWSPSGFICSSDLDQFRAKYVKDVLETEKGELSALEEHVLRSLEEQELLSKNINIEFDQQLTLGERLADKMAEYAGSWGFVIGFFGALLLWIAINSVVLILRPFDPYPFILLNLVLSCLAAIQAPIIMMSQNRQESKDRLRSEHDYSVNLKAELEIRHLHEKIDHLLMKQWQRLLEIQEIQMELMEELAHKTPRGNGT; this is translated from the coding sequence ATGCCACGGGAGGAAGAAGAGACGGTTCTTTGTCAAATTTGCGGACAGAAGAAGAGAATAAGCGAGGTTATACCCGCGGAACTCGTTCGTGAACCTTTGGTCGAAGCGATTAAGAAGACACACCCTGCTTGGTCCCCCAGCGGTTTTATTTGTTCTTCGGACCTCGATCAATTCAGAGCGAAGTATGTAAAGGATGTTCTCGAGACGGAAAAGGGCGAACTTTCGGCTTTAGAGGAGCATGTCCTAAGAAGTTTAGAGGAGCAAGAACTCTTGTCCAAGAACATTAATATCGAATTTGACCAGCAACTCACATTGGGGGAACGCTTGGCAGACAAGATGGCCGAATATGCCGGAAGCTGGGGCTTTGTCATCGGCTTTTTCGGCGCACTTCTCTTATGGATTGCGATAAACTCCGTCGTTTTAATTTTGAGGCCATTTGATCCCTATCCGTTTATTCTCCTCAACTTGGTTCTTTCCTGTCTCGCTGCTATTCAAGCACCCATCATCATGATGAGTCAAAACCGTCAAGAATCTAAAGATCGCTTGCGATCCGAACACGATTATTCGGTAAATCTCAAAGCTGAATTGGAGATTCGTCATCTCCATGAGAAAATAGACCACCTTCTTATGAAACAGTGGCAGAGGCTTCTGGAGATTCAAGAAATCCAGATGGAGTTGATGGAAGAACTGGCACATAAAACCCCGCGAGGGAACGGCACCTAA
- the uvsE gene encoding UV DNA damage repair endonuclease UvsE, whose protein sequence is MRIGYPCINWSIGCKGDRTFRLKSYSEERVIATVENNLNCLMKMLAFNVDHTLLFFRITSDLVPFASHPINQFDWQGYFKNTFTEIGDFVKTHDIRISMHPDQFTLINAEDRAVFERSVKELRYHAEVLDLMELDTTAKIQLHVGGVYGDKAMSMQRFINRFDALDDRIQRRLVIENDDRLYTLQDCLQIHADTGIPVLFDVYHHELNNSGETVREAFDLFTKTWTARDGVPMVDYSSQEPGARSGKHAESIDVAHFTQFIDETNDCDFDIMLEIKDKEASALKAVDVLKVMGQVR, encoded by the coding sequence ATGAGAATCGGCTATCCATGTATCAACTGGTCTATCGGCTGTAAAGGTGATCGGACGTTTCGGTTAAAGTCGTATTCCGAAGAACGGGTGATCGCAACGGTAGAAAACAACCTGAACTGCCTAATGAAGATGCTGGCATTTAACGTTGACCACACGCTCCTGTTCTTCCGGATAACCTCAGACCTTGTTCCCTTTGCCTCGCATCCCATTAATCAATTTGACTGGCAGGGGTATTTCAAGAATACGTTTACGGAGATTGGAGATTTTGTCAAAACGCACGACATACGAATCTCCATGCATCCTGACCAATTTACGCTCATCAACGCGGAGGACCGCGCGGTTTTCGAACGCAGCGTCAAAGAGCTGCGGTATCATGCAGAGGTTCTGGATTTGATGGAACTCGATACGACGGCCAAGATACAGCTACACGTTGGCGGTGTGTACGGCGATAAAGCAATGAGTATGCAGCGTTTTATCAACCGATTCGACGCGCTCGATGATCGCATACAACGACGACTGGTTATTGAGAACGATGACCGACTGTATACACTGCAGGACTGCTTGCAGATACATGCGGATACAGGTATTCCCGTATTATTTGATGTGTACCATCACGAACTCAATAATTCGGGAGAAACGGTACGAGAAGCGTTCGATCTCTTTACGAAAACGTGGACAGCAAGAGACGGCGTACCGATGGTTGATTACAGCTCCCAGGAACCGGGTGCACGAAGTGGGAAACACGCGGAATCGATTGATGTAGCGCACTTCACGCAGTTCATCGACGAAACAAACGATTGTGACTTCGATATCATGCTGGAGATAAAGGATAAAGAGGCCAGTGCGTTAAAGGCCGTGGACGTGTTGAAAGTGATGGGACAAGTGCGATAG